In Spirosoma sp. KUDC1026, the sequence GGTAGCTACCCGAGCCGGGGGGGGCCAGCCAACGAGTTTCTTTACCTGCGATGTCCGGCCAGATGCGTTCGGCAAAGGCCCGTATCCGGCCGATGGCTGCGAACTGCTCGGCGTTCTGCCCCCATTCGTAGGGGCCGTGCGTCACTTTATCCGTCTGCCGGTCGTCGCCAATCTGAAATACGTAAAGCTTCGTGTATTCTTCGTTGGCGCCCCGGGTTTCGTGCCGGTTTCGTACCTCAAAGCCCAAGCCCACGTAACTGGGCATATCAGTCAGGAACAGGGCCGTGAAATAACGAAACAGGTTGCCCGTCCGGTAAAACTCGTCGAAACGCGGATCATCCTTGTCAGCGGTCATTACGGTGAAGTTCGGCGCGAAGTGATGCGTATGTCGGAACGTATCGTATTGCTTAAACTGCTGGAGAAACTCCGTTGAGCCCACAACCAGAGACTGTAGATCGCCCAGCGTTGAATCGGCTTCGATCGCGTCCAGGTGATCGGCTTCGTTGCCGTACGCCATCGTATCGGGCGGGGCCAGGAACGTTTCGGCGAAGAAGCCGAAGTACGGAACGCCATTCGCCTGAATACGCTTCTTAACGGCCCGGAGCGGATCATAATATTCATCGGGCGCGGCCGGAACCCCACCGGGGCGCATCTGCACGTGGGCCATATCACCCCGCATAAAATCAAAGTTATACGCCCGCTGGCAGTCGCTGACTTTCTGGTTCAGGTACATCCAGGCCGCTTTGTTGGGCTGATCGAAATCCAATTCCCAGTTCTGGTTGTCGTCTTTCGATTCGTAGAACCGGTACCGGGCCAGGGGGCCAAATACCCGCGACATAGCTTCTGGTTTATCGAACGCGTACTGGTACCAGGTCTGTCCGTAATCGTCTACGGTGAAATCCTGCGGGTCGATGTGCAGCCCCCGGTACGGTGGGGCCATCGTCATAGGCAAAGTTTCGAATCCCTGCGCCACCAGGTGTCGGATAAGTGCGATCCGCCGAGCCAGCCGACCGCCATAATCAGCTACGCTCCCGAACAGCACCTGGGTACGTCGGTCGCTGGTCAACACAGGCGAATCGATAGTGAAAAACTCGTCTTTGGTGAAAGTTAATGGTGTACCATCGGCTGCCCCCTGCACTTTCAGCCACTGCCAGACCGAATCTTCAACGTAGCGATAAACGCAGCTTTTATGATCGATCAGTTTGGCAGGCTCGCCCGTTTGCTCCCCGCGTTGTACCCACTCGAACAGGGACGGACAGGTCAGCACCATTTCGGAGAAACGGTCGGTATGGGGAATGACGTCCATGCCCACGGTTCGACCCAGTGCGTGCAACAGATTCGTTACGGCTTTCAACTGTTTCTCGACCGTGTTGAGCGCCGGTACGTACTGCGCCAGTTCTACGTCGAAAAACTCGGGGTTTATTTCCCAGCTAACCATGCCGTACAGGCTACCAACTACGCCCGGCTCCCAGATGGGCAGCAGGTGAATACTATCGTGGCTGGCGGGCAGAGTCAGCACATAGTTGATCAGTTTCCAGAACGAGCCGATGGTCCGGATATTGACGCCAACCATGTTGCTTTTTTTCAGCCAGGAACCATCCGGATAGTGGCTTACCGGGCTGGCAATGGTCTGAGCGGGATCAAGCGCCCGGCGGAGCGTATCACTCCCCAGTCGCTTGAACAGAATATCAAGCGTTTGGTAAATCGAAAACCGTACTGCCTGTTCAGGAAGAAGCTGGGGAATAAACGAGGTTTGCCCAGCCTGATAACCATTGGTCAGGCCAGCGTGTTGTTGTTGCCAGATGGCTTTCAGATCGTTGAGAGAAATAGGCATGCGGTAAAGGTAAGCTAGTTTTCATAAAACAAATACAGACCGCTTTTGTCCTATTAAAAAGCCATAAATTCACATCTACGTCTTTTATCAGCTTGGCTGACAAACCCTCTGATTCAACCGAATGATTACCAGCACGGATATATTGATTATTGGCGGGGGCCTGGCGGGTCTGGTCAGTTCGCTGGAGTTGGCGAGGGCGGGCCATACGGTTACGCTTGTCGAGCGAAAAACGTACCCATTCCACAAAGTCTGCGGAGAATATATCTCCAATGAGGTCCGCCCGTATCTCGAAACGCTGGGACTTTCACTGAATGCATTGGGCGTGGCCTTGATCGATCAGTTCTGGCTGTCGGCGCCTTCGGGCCGATTACTGAAGAGTCCGCTGGATCTGGGTGGGTTTGGCGTTAGTCGCTATACGCTGGACCAGACGCTGTATGAACTGGCGCAGGCCGCCGGGGTCAATTTCTTGCTGGGCAGGCAGGTGGATAACGTTGCCTTCGACGGTCATCAATTTAGCGTGACCCTCAACGATGGACAGCAGTTAACGAGTCAGGTCGTGCTGGGGGCATATGGCAAACGAGCCCGGCTGGACAAAACACTGAGCCGGTCATTCATGGATAAGCCATCGCCCTACGTCGGCGTCAAGTACCACATCCGCCCTCAGTCGTCGGACTGGGATTTTCCGGATAATGTCATTGCCCTGCATAACTTTTCGGATGGTTACTGCGGCATGTCCGCCATTGAGGACGGAAAATACTGCCTGTGTTACCTGACCACGCGGGATAACCTGCGGCAACACGGCTCGATCCCGGCGATGGAGCAGGCAGTGCTCGGGCAAAACCCATATCTGAAAACCGTTTTCGAACGCGCCGATTTTCTCTACGACAAACCCGAAGTAATCAACGAGATTTCCTTCGCGCCCAAGCGGGCCGTTGAAAACCACATCCTCATGGCGGGAGACTCGGCGGGACTCATTACGCCCCTCTGCGGCAACGGCATGGCAATGGCCATTCACGGCGCCCGGCTGGTTAGTCAGGTCACAGACGCGTTTCTTCAAGGTAAGGTTTCGCGCCCGGAACTCGAGCAGCAGTACCAGCAGATGTGGTCCCGGCAGTTTGCCCGGCGGCTGTGGGTGGGCCGCACCGTACAGCGTCTGTTTGGTAGTCGATGGCTGACGGATCTGGTTGTTCAGACGCTGCAGCATGCCCAGCCCGCCGTGAAAACCATTATGAAACAAACCCATGGTCAGGTTATTCCCGTCTGAGCAGTCTGTCAGTACGTCTTTAATACCCGCAGTTTGTGGTTTTTATTCGCGCGAATGGTTGGATTACTGATCCAGTGAAAAATGGCCCCGCTCAACGCAAACGCGCCCGCTACCGGCCAGGCCCGCTTACTTACCTCCCCGTTGTTCACGAGGTCGGCAAGCAGATACACCGCGCCCGCGGCCGGAAAAATGGTCCCGGCCGCCGTTACGAATGGGATACGACGGTGGATGATAATTTTTTCCACTTCGTCCAGCCGGAACGTAACGGGCTCATCCCGATTCATCACTTCGTTTGCAATCAGGACGCTGAACGTACTGTCGGTGATCTGGTATACTTCTTCGTGGTATTTTTCACCCCGCGCCCGGAAATGAATATCGTCCCCTTCAAAAAAACGGTAGCGCCGAAAGCCGCCCAGGGTATGATTCACATCAAAGACCAGATAGTGCGACGGACGGAGTTGCGCCCGCTCCCGCTGGTAAGCTGACCCTTTGCGGTCCAGCAGTTGTTCGGTCGTGAGCGTATCCAGCGTCTGGGCATGAGCCAGCATTGGTAGTATGAACAAACAGGCAATCAGGTAACGAAAAGCAGCAGGCATGAACTGTGTAGAACGTAGTGAATGATCGATCAACGCTGGTATTAATTCAGAAGCCAGTCTCTTTGTTCATCTCCATAGATACAGTCCGGCCTAAAACGCAGAAAACCAACTCAGTTGAGTTGGTTTTCTGTTTTGGTGCTGCGATTAATTATTTTTGATCGAATCTTTTACAGCCTCTCTATAGTCTTTACGCGCCGAATCAAGCTCAGCCTGCTCGTCCATTACACCGGCGGCATCGCCTTCGCGTTGTTCTTCGATGACGTCTTCGCGTTTCTCTTCAACGTCTTCTGCTTTTTCCTGTGGTTTCGAGTTACAGCTTGTCGCTACACTCACTACGGCGAATGCCATCGCCCAGATTAATTGCTTCGTTTTCATAACGTGTGTTGGTTATTAATAAGCCCCTTTACAGCGTAAGGCCTTCCTATTAACCTGAACAACCCTGTTATGTTCACGCTATGGCGGTTTTGATAGTGTTGGTCGGATCGGCCTACTCCCCGCAGAGAGGTTCCTGCCCTGACAACAGACAATCAGGTTTCTCAAGAAAATCTGACAAAATCTCAACTGCTGCTGACGCCCGACCAGGGCCAACCGACCGTAGCTTTGACTCATTCAACACAACGTAAAAGCCATCTGTCAGCTATGAATTACCAATCTCTTCTCCGGCAACTCTATCAGGATTTTAACGCCCGCCATATTGACGCCGTTTTGGCTCATATGCACACCGATGTAACCTGGCCAAATGGCTGGGAAGGGGGCTACGTAGCGGGTCACGATGAGGTGCGCGCTTACTGGCTTCGCCAATGGAGCCAAATCGATCCCACCGTAGAGCCGCTCTCTTTTGAGACGAGAGCTGACGGTCAAATTGCCATCCGAGTTCACCAGGTCATCAACGATCTGAGTGGCCAGTTACTGAGCGATAGTCAACTGAATCATGTCTATAGCTTCGAGAATGGTAAGGTGCGAAAAATGACTATTGAGCACTAATAAGTCGCACGGACGCAGGTTTCGATTGGCCTGATTGACCCTTCGAAAAGAGCAACTGGTTACACCGAATTTCTAACGTAATTCCCCGTTTCCAGCGAATCCAGGATCGTTTCAAGCCGGTAGCTTGCTCGAGTTCCGCCTGGTAGTCCAGTATGACCTGCCGTTTGAGCCTGTAGTACATTCCACCCCGTTGCGGTGAATAAAAGAAGCCTGTTTTCATCGCTTTTCGTGTTGTCTACCAACGTATCTTAATAGATAGCTCAATATATGAAGATCGCCAGATTAGATTCGCAATAGCCCGCTAAAAGATGTTTCAGTAAGCGCCCTTCCTGCCTGACAGATTCCCCCGCTCTCCGCTTATCCCGGAAAGGCTATTAACCATGTCTGACCCTACGTCTTTCGTGGCTACGAGCCCGGTTGGACAGGTTTTGTTTAAAATTGGTGGACAGCCCTGCCCGATCTGCCTACCTTTGCCCGCATGATTACTGCAACTCAACTTCGCTCCTATACGGAACAAATATTTATGGCCATTGGCTGCAGCGAAACCGACGCTCGCCTGGCTGCCGACGTACTGGTAAGCGCCGATCTGCGGGGGGTCGACTCGCACGGTGTGGCCCGGCTGCCGGGTTACGTACGGCTATATGACAACGGTCGGCTTAATCCCCAGCCGCAGATTCGCCTTGTTCACGAAACCCCCTCTACCGCCGTTGTTGATGGCGACCGGGGGCTGGGTTTGGTTGTGGGACCCTGGGCCATGCAGGTAGCCATTGAGAAAGCGCGCGTAGCCGGAACCGGTTGGGTGGCCGTTCGTAACTCGAACCATTTTGGTATTGCGGGCTATCATGCCCTATTAGCCGCCGACCACGACATGATTGGTCAGGCTATGACGCATGCTGCGCCATTGGTCGCTCCTACCTTCGCGCTGGAAAAAATGCTGGGTACTAACCCCATTGCCGTCGCGATTCCGGCCGCCACGGAGCCAACGTTCCTCGCCGATTTTGCCTCGACAGCGGTGGCCTACGGCAAACTCGAAATTCTGCAACGGAAAGGTCAGGACATTCCAGTTGGCTGGGCGCAGGACGCCGATGGGCAACCAACCACCGACGCGAACGCGGTACGTAATGGCGGGGCGTTGCTGCCGCTCGGCACCGACCGCGAACACGGTTCGCACAAAGGCTACGGCCTGGGCGCGGTGGTCGACATTTTTTCGGGGGTCTTGTCCGGTGCCAACTACGGCCCGTGGGTCCCTCCTTTCGCGACCGCCGGTTTTATGCAGGCGAACGAAGGCGTGGGTCAGGGAACGGGGCATTTCTTTGGTGCCATGCGGATCGATGCGTTCCGCCCCGCCGATGAATTCAAGAATCATATGGATACCTGGATTCAGCGCTTCCGGCAGGCGCGGGCCGTCGAAGGCAAACAGGTCCTGATTCCTGGCGATCCGGAGCGGATCATGGAAGCCGATAGACTCGCCAACGGCATTCCCCTGGTGGAGCCCGTTATCACAAGTTTGCAGGAACTTGGCACCCGTTTCGGCGTTACGTTGTAAACAGCAGGGCATTTTCGGGCCAGAAAGTGCCCAAAAATCGCTTCCCGGAACGATTCAGTGCTAACCGTTGCTATCTTGCGGGTGCGCATGTTCACAAACGCCTATTTGGGCTTTACCGCCATCATCAATATATTGTTGCATGAAAAAGCAGAACTCCAACGGATTTCAATCGCAAACGCTCAACGGCATGACCCAGTCGCAGGGGCAGGCCAGTGCCAATTTTTCGTTCACGGATTACCAGACCGAAAATTTTTTTGATGAGATGTTTGCCAGTCAGACGCAGGTGCGAAATGGGTACACCTCGTTTCGGCAGCGGGTGGAGCAGCTTACACGCGAAGACATGATCAGTCGGCAGCACGCAGCCGAACGGGCGCTGATGAGCATGGGCATTACGTTCAATGTTTATTCGGAAGGGGAAGGTACTGAGCGGATTATGCCCATCGACATCATTCCCCGCGTGATTGAATCACTGGAGTGGAACCGGCTCGAAGCCGGGCTGGTGCAGCGGATCAAAGCCTTGAATATGTTCATTGATGACATCTACAATGAGCAGCGCATTCTGAACGATGGCGTCGTGCCCCGCGACCTGATCGAATCCAGCAAATGTTTCCTGGGTGCCTGTATGGGCCTGCACCCCCCCAAGGATATCTGGTGCCACATCACCGGGACCGATCTGATCCGGGGCGACGATGGTCAGTTTATGGTACTGGAAGATAACCTCCGCTGTCCGTCGGGGGTGTCGTACATGCTCGAAAACCGGGAACTCACGAAACAAACCTTTCCTGAAGTGCTGGCCCAGACCGGCGTCCGGCCTGTATCAGATTACCCGACGCGGTTACTACAAATGCTTCAGTTCATTGCCGACCGGCCCAATCCAACGGTCGTCGTGCTGACACCGGGAATTTATAACTCGGCCTATTTCGAACATTCGTACCTGGCGCAGCAAATGGGCGTCGAACTGGTCGAAGCGCGGGACCTGGTGATTTCAGGGGGCTATGTCAAGATGCGGACAACCAAAGGTTTTCAGATCGTTGACGTGATCTACCGGCGCATCGACGATACGTTCCTGGATCCTCACGCCTTCAACCCCGACTCGCTGATTGGCGTGCCGGGCATCTTTGAGGTATTCAAAAAGGGCCGCGTGGCCCTGGCCAATGCCCCCGGAACGGGCGTGGCTGACGATAAAGTAATTTACGCCTACGTGCCCCGGATCATCAAGTATTATCTGGGCGAAGAGGCTATCATCCCGAACGTTCGGACTTACATCTGTGGCGAAGCCGAAGACTGTGAGTACGTACTGGACAATATCGCCCAGCTGGTCGTAAAAGAAGCCAACGAAGCGGGTGGCTACGGCATGCTGATCGGCCCCAAAGCTACGCCCGAGGAACACGACGCTTTTCGGGAGAAAATTCGGGCAAATCCACGCAACTACATTGCCCAGCCAACGATCTCCCTGTCGCGGGTCCCCTGTCTCGTGGGCGACCACGCCGAAGGCCGTCACGTCGATCTGCGTCCTTATATTCTGTACGGCGACAGTATCAACGTTATCCCCGGCGGCCTGACCCGCGTCGCCCTGCGCAAAGGCTCCCTTGTCGTCAACTCCTCCCAGGGCGGTGGCGGTAAGGATACGTGGGTGTTGTATTAAGATCCGGGAACAAGGAGTAAATGGAACAGGGAGAAAGAAGGTATTTTGTCATTTCTTTCTCCCTGTTCCATTTACTCCTTGTTCCTAAGTTTATCTTACCTTTACATCAGACATTCATTCCTTGCTTTGCCAGATTTAAGTATCATTATCGTCAATTATAAGACGCCCAGGCTTATAATTGACTGTCTGAGTTCTGTCCGGGCGCATACGCGAGACATTACGTACGAAATCATTGTCGTCGACAATCAATCGAATGATGATAGTCAGGCTCAGATTCAGGCCGTTTTTCCAGATGTGCGCTGGTTCGACATGGGCTACAATGCCGGGTTTGCGCGGGCCAACAACCTCGGCATCCGGCAGGCGTCGGGACGTAATGTCCTGTTGCTTAACTCGGATACGCTGCTCCTCGACAATCTGCTGGCCCGCTGTGTAAAGCTATTGGACGAACAGCCTGACGTAGCGGCTGTCAGCGCCCGACAACTTGGCCGGGATCACCAGTTACGGCCGAATCTGTACACCACCTTTGGGCAGATGCGCCGGGCGTTTTACATCCTCCCCGCCAGCGAATCGTTCCAGCGTCAATTCCAGAAACTTATTCCAGATCCTCATTTTACCGACCCAAATCAGGTCGAGTGGCTGTCGGGTGCCTTTCTGATGACCCGCCCGTCAACGATTGAGAAAGCGGGCCTACTCGACGAGTCGTTTTTCATGTACGGCGAAGATGTTGAATGGGGCTACCGGCTGGGTAAACAGGGCCGCATGCTCCTGCTGCAGGATGCGCAGTTCGTTCACCTGGAGTACGGCAGCAGCACCGACAATCAGCAGCACGTAGTAACCCACCTCAACCGCTTCAAACCGCAGGTTCAGGTGTCGCAGTTACTTTGGGTCCGGAAGCAATACGGCGTCGGGGCTTACCTCGCGCTCATGACCCATTATCTGACGATGGTACCGATCGTTTACGGCTGGAAAATGGCCGTTAATCTGCGCGGGAAGAAACCGCTCATGGCCGACTTCGATAATCAACGGGCCTTTGCCAGCCAAGTTGGTGTCTTTATGCGTTTTTTCGGGTCTACATTGCTGAACAAGCCTGGTTTTTATAAAGTCTGACCAATACAAGTAGCCCCGAAAATGCTGTAATACATCCGATTTTTGAAAATTGATCCGGCCATTCCTGGCCGGATATTCGATTTTAGTGGGAATCCTAAAAAATGGCCGGGTAGAGTGTTCGCGATGAATACATTTTTTTGCCAGGTTAACGTTGTTTAAAAAATGCGTTAAGTCTATGAGACTACTTTATACTCTTGCGATGCTGGGCTTGTTCGTTGGGGCTGTATTGTTTCCTACTGTCAGCCGGGCAACCCACGTACGGGCCGGGGAGATTACGACCCGACGAATCTCGGCTACCTCACTCACCTACGAAATCACCCTGACTGCTTATTACGACTACGCAACGGGTCGGGCAGCCGCCGACGTAGCGAACGACGTAGCGATCTGTTTCGGTGACGGAACATCAAGCCGGGTTACCCGTCTGACACCCCGGTTCATTAACGGGCGAACGTCAACCATCAACATTTACCGGACAACCCATACCTTTCCGGCTGGAGCAGCCTATACCATTTCGGCAACGATCGTTAACCGGAACCGGGAC encodes:
- a CDS encoding Ldh family oxidoreductase; protein product: MITATQLRSYTEQIFMAIGCSETDARLAADVLVSADLRGVDSHGVARLPGYVRLYDNGRLNPQPQIRLVHETPSTAVVDGDRGLGLVVGPWAMQVAIEKARVAGTGWVAVRNSNHFGIAGYHALLAADHDMIGQAMTHAAPLVAPTFALEKMLGTNPIAVAIPAATEPTFLADFASTAVAYGKLEILQRKGQDIPVGWAQDADGQPTTDANAVRNGGALLPLGTDREHGSHKGYGLGAVVDIFSGVLSGANYGPWVPPFATAGFMQANEGVGQGTGHFFGAMRIDAFRPADEFKNHMDTWIQRFRQARAVEGKQVLIPGDPERIMEADRLANGIPLVEPVITSLQELGTRFGVTL
- a CDS encoding glycosyltransferase family 2 protein, whose amino-acid sequence is MPDLSIIIVNYKTPRLIIDCLSSVRAHTRDITYEIIVVDNQSNDDSQAQIQAVFPDVRWFDMGYNAGFARANNLGIRQASGRNVLLLNSDTLLLDNLLARCVKLLDEQPDVAAVSARQLGRDHQLRPNLYTTFGQMRRAFYILPASESFQRQFQKLIPDPHFTDPNQVEWLSGAFLMTRPSTIEKAGLLDESFFMYGEDVEWGYRLGKQGRMLLLQDAQFVHLEYGSSTDNQQHVVTHLNRFKPQVQVSQLLWVRKQYGVGAYLALMTHYLTMVPIVYGWKMAVNLRGKKPLMADFDNQRAFASQVGVFMRFFGSTLLNKPGFYKV
- a CDS encoding nuclear transport factor 2 family protein encodes the protein MNYQSLLRQLYQDFNARHIDAVLAHMHTDVTWPNGWEGGYVAGHDEVRAYWLRQWSQIDPTVEPLSFETRADGQIAIRVHQVINDLSGQLLSDSQLNHVYSFENGKVRKMTIEH
- a CDS encoding NAD(P)/FAD-dependent oxidoreductase — protein: MITSTDILIIGGGLAGLVSSLELARAGHTVTLVERKTYPFHKVCGEYISNEVRPYLETLGLSLNALGVALIDQFWLSAPSGRLLKSPLDLGGFGVSRYTLDQTLYELAQAAGVNFLLGRQVDNVAFDGHQFSVTLNDGQQLTSQVVLGAYGKRARLDKTLSRSFMDKPSPYVGVKYHIRPQSSDWDFPDNVIALHNFSDGYCGMSAIEDGKYCLCYLTTRDNLRQHGSIPAMEQAVLGQNPYLKTVFERADFLYDKPEVINEISFAPKRAVENHILMAGDSAGLITPLCGNGMAMAIHGARLVSQVTDAFLQGKVSRPELEQQYQQMWSRQFARRLWVGRTVQRLFGSRWLTDLVVQTLQHAQPAVKTIMKQTHGQVIPV
- a CDS encoding circularly permuted type 2 ATP-grasp protein — encoded protein: MKKQNSNGFQSQTLNGMTQSQGQASANFSFTDYQTENFFDEMFASQTQVRNGYTSFRQRVEQLTREDMISRQHAAERALMSMGITFNVYSEGEGTERIMPIDIIPRVIESLEWNRLEAGLVQRIKALNMFIDDIYNEQRILNDGVVPRDLIESSKCFLGACMGLHPPKDIWCHITGTDLIRGDDGQFMVLEDNLRCPSGVSYMLENRELTKQTFPEVLAQTGVRPVSDYPTRLLQMLQFIADRPNPTVVVLTPGIYNSAYFEHSYLAQQMGVELVEARDLVISGGYVKMRTTKGFQIVDVIYRRIDDTFLDPHAFNPDSLIGVPGIFEVFKKGRVALANAPGTGVADDKVIYAYVPRIIKYYLGEEAIIPNVRTYICGEAEDCEYVLDNIAQLVVKEANEAGGYGMLIGPKATPEEHDAFREKIRANPRNYIAQPTISLSRVPCLVGDHAEGRHVDLRPYILYGDSINVIPGGLTRVALRKGSLVVNSSQGGGGKDTWVLY